TGTGCCGCCGAGTAAATTTAAATGGGCGGAGTATGGGAATAGCTCTGAGTTCTTGTACAGTGCCAGCTAAAGGAACACCAACATTTGAATTAGGCGATCGCGAAATTGAATTAGGTATCGGTATTCACGGTGAGCCAGGAATAGAACGCACAAGCATAAAATCGGTAGATGAAATTACTGAGATTTTGACACGCTCCATAATTGAGGATATTTCTTACAGCCGCAGTGTGCGCGAGTGGGATGAAAACAGAGGAGAATGGGTAGATGTGGAACTAATCAATTCACCATTTACAAAAGGCGATCGCTTGTTAGCTTTTGTTAACAGTATGGGTGGAACTCCGCTTTCTGAGTTGTATCTTGTCTACCGCAAACTGGCGCAAATCTGCGAACAGCAAGGACTGCAAATTGTGCGAAACTTGATTGGGCCGTATATTACATCTCTAGAAATGCAAGGTTGCTCGATTACCCTGTTAAAGTTAGATGATGAAATCATCCGACTATGGGACGCACCAGTAAAAACACCGAGTTGGCGCTGGGGAATTTAATATGGTGAATCAAGCGCAGATATTACAGTGGTTACAGTCTTTTGCTGCCGAAATAGAGCAAAATAAAGAATATTTGACTCAATTAGATGCTGCGATCGGTGATGCTGACCACGGGATCAATATGGAGCGTGGCTTTAAAAAGGTGAGTAGTCAGTTACCAAGTGTTGCAGACAAAGACATCAGCAGCATTTTGAAAGCAGTGAGCATGACTTTGATTTCTTCAGTGGGTGGTGCAAGTGGGCCTTTATATGGCACTTGGTTTTTGCGAGCAAGTACAGCTGTAGCTGGTAAGCAAGAATTGACTGAGCAAGATGTGCTAGAGCTATTGCAAGCTGGGTTAGATGGTATACTTGGGCGTGGCAAAGCCCAACTCGGAGATAAGACAATGGTGGATGTATTATCTCCGGCGGTAGTGGCTTTTAGGCAGGCTATTAATGAAGGTAAAAAGACCGTAGAAGCCTTACAGCAATCAGTTGCAGCGGCTGAACAGGGGTTGCAAGAAACTATCCCAATGCTAGCCAAGAAGGGACGAGCTAGCTATCTGGGGGAGCGGAGTATAGGACATCAAGATCCTGGGGGAACTTCTGCTTATTTGATGTTGCAGAGTTTGTTGGCAGTTCTATTATTAGATGCTGAAGGGAACTCAGTGAGAGAAAATACTCATGAGTAAGCTGCCAAAAATTGACCGTCAAAGAGAGCATCAAGCGAACGAACGTACTTTTCTAGCTTGGTTACGTACTTCTATCGCATTGATTGGTTTTGGTTTTGCGATCGCGCGATTTGGGTTATTTCTTCGCCAGTTGGATACTACTATTAC
This region of Nostoc sp. UHCC 0302 genomic DNA includes:
- the dhaK gene encoding dihydroxyacetone kinase subunit DhaK, with amino-acid sequence MKKLINKPEDFVRESLEGMAAAHSDLIKVNYEPAFVYRTDAPIPGKVAIISGGGSGHEPMHAGFVGKGMLDAACPGEVFTSPTPDQMLEAAKQVDGGGGILYIVKNYSGDIMNFEMATELARGEGIRVLNILIDDDVAVRDSLFTQGRRGVGTTVLAEKICGAAADQGYDLQQLADLCRRVNLNGRSMGIALSSCTVPAKGTPTFELGDREIELGIGIHGEPGIERTSIKSVDEITEILTRSIIEDISYSRSVREWDENRGEWVDVELINSPFTKGDRLLAFVNSMGGTPLSELYLVYRKLAQICEQQGLQIVRNLIGPYITSLEMQGCSITLLKLDDEIIRLWDAPVKTPSWRWGI
- the dhaL gene encoding dihydroxyacetone kinase subunit DhaL, with the translated sequence MVNQAQILQWLQSFAAEIEQNKEYLTQLDAAIGDADHGINMERGFKKVSSQLPSVADKDISSILKAVSMTLISSVGGASGPLYGTWFLRASTAVAGKQELTEQDVLELLQAGLDGILGRGKAQLGDKTMVDVLSPAVVAFRQAINEGKKTVEALQQSVAAAEQGLQETIPMLAKKGRASYLGERSIGHQDPGGTSAYLMLQSLLAVLLLDAEGNSVRENTHE